The Megalobrama amblycephala isolate DHTTF-2021 linkage group LG20, ASM1881202v1, whole genome shotgun sequence genome includes a window with the following:
- the ndel1a gene encoding nuclear distribution protein nudE-like 1-A isoform X1: protein MDANMIPKFASKDEEIDFWKALSLKYKKNYKEAQEELLEFQEGSRELETELETQLGQAEHRIRDLQADNERLQHELDSLKEKLEYQYSQSYKQISVLEDDLSQTRGIKEQLHKYVRELEQANDDLERAKRATITSLEDFEQRLNQAIERNAFLESELDEKESLLVSVQRLKDEARDLRQELAVRESRPEVTRMSAPSSPTPDNDKTDSAVQASLSLPATPLSKNLDNAFTSQTVLANSSTNAALTPSARISALNIVGDLLRKVGALESKLAACRNFAKDQAARKNYVTNVNGNLINGDISNYSLHTSYFDKARTVNGLDPGAVTNITAPPRSNSPSGLVLSV from the exons ATGGATGCAAATATGATACCAAAATTCGCCTCCAAAGACGAGGAAATTGACTTCTGGAAGGCACTTTCGCTGAAGTACAAGAAAAA TTATAAAGAGGCACAGGAGGAATTGCTGGAGTTCCAAGAGGGGAGCAGAGAGCTGGAGACGGAGCTGGAGACACAACTGGGCCAAGCGGAGCATCGCATCAGAGACCTGCAGGCAGACAATGAGAGACTTCAGCATGAACTCGACTCGCTCaag GAGAAGCTGGAGTATCAGTATTCTCAGAGCTATAAACAGATCTCTGTACTGGAGGATGACCTCAGCCAGACTCGAGGCATCAAGGAGCAGCTGCATAAATACGTCAGAGAGCTAGAGCAGGCCAATGACGACCTGGAGAGAGCCAAGAG AGCCACGATTACATCTCTGGAAGATTTTGAGCAGAGGCTGAACCAGGCCATCGAGAGGAATGCTTTTCTGGAGAGTGAACTGGATGAGAAAGAGTCTCTCCTGGTGTCCGTGCAGAGACTAAAAGATGAAGCCAGAG ATTTGCGGCAAGAGCTTGCGGTGCGAGAGAGCCGACCGGAGGTGACAAGAATGTCGGCCCCCAGCTCTCCGACTCCAGACAATGACAAAACAGACTCAGCAGTGCAGGCCTCCCTCTCTCTGCCGGCTACACCTCTCAGCAAGAACCTGGACAATGCTTTCACCAGCCAGACAG TTCTGGCCAACAGTTCCACTAATGCAGCCCTCACTCCATCTGCTAGAATATCAGCGCTCAATATTGTTGGCGATCTACTGCGCAAAGTTGGG GCTTTAGAGTCTAAGCTCGCAGCCTGTCGAAATTTTGCCAAGGATCAGGCAGCCAGGAAGAACTATGTCACAAATGTCAACGGCAATCTGATTAACGGCGACATTTCAAATTACTCGCTACACACATCCTACTTCGATAAAGC
- the ndel1a gene encoding nuclear distribution protein nudE-like 1-A isoform X3 produces MDANMIPKFASKDEEIDFWKALSLKYKKNYKEAQEELLEFQEGSRELETELETQLGQAEHRIRDLQADNERLQHELDSLKEKLEYQYSQSYKQISVLEDDLSQTRGIKEQLHKYVRELEQANDDLERAKRATITSLEDFEQRLNQAIERNAFLESELDEKESLLVSVQRLKDEARDLRQELAVRESRPEVTRMSAPSSPTPDNDKTDSAVQASLSLPATPLSKNLDNAFTSQTVLANSSTNAALTPSARISALNIVGDLLRKVGALESKLAACRNFAKDQAARKNYVTNVNGNLINGDISNYSLHTSYFDKARRERVIFPALLLAGQ; encoded by the exons ATGGATGCAAATATGATACCAAAATTCGCCTCCAAAGACGAGGAAATTGACTTCTGGAAGGCACTTTCGCTGAAGTACAAGAAAAA TTATAAAGAGGCACAGGAGGAATTGCTGGAGTTCCAAGAGGGGAGCAGAGAGCTGGAGACGGAGCTGGAGACACAACTGGGCCAAGCGGAGCATCGCATCAGAGACCTGCAGGCAGACAATGAGAGACTTCAGCATGAACTCGACTCGCTCaag GAGAAGCTGGAGTATCAGTATTCTCAGAGCTATAAACAGATCTCTGTACTGGAGGATGACCTCAGCCAGACTCGAGGCATCAAGGAGCAGCTGCATAAATACGTCAGAGAGCTAGAGCAGGCCAATGACGACCTGGAGAGAGCCAAGAG AGCCACGATTACATCTCTGGAAGATTTTGAGCAGAGGCTGAACCAGGCCATCGAGAGGAATGCTTTTCTGGAGAGTGAACTGGATGAGAAAGAGTCTCTCCTGGTGTCCGTGCAGAGACTAAAAGATGAAGCCAGAG ATTTGCGGCAAGAGCTTGCGGTGCGAGAGAGCCGACCGGAGGTGACAAGAATGTCGGCCCCCAGCTCTCCGACTCCAGACAATGACAAAACAGACTCAGCAGTGCAGGCCTCCCTCTCTCTGCCGGCTACACCTCTCAGCAAGAACCTGGACAATGCTTTCACCAGCCAGACAG TTCTGGCCAACAGTTCCACTAATGCAGCCCTCACTCCATCTGCTAGAATATCAGCGCTCAATATTGTTGGCGATCTACTGCGCAAAGTTGGG GCTTTAGAGTCTAAGCTCGCAGCCTGTCGAAATTTTGCCAAGGATCAGGCAGCCAGGAAGAACTATGTCACAAATGTCAACGGCAATCTGATTAACGGCGACATTTCAAATTACTCGCTACACACATCCTACTTCGATAAAGC CAGAAGAGAGAGGGTCATTTTCCCTGCGTTGCTCTTGG
- the ndel1a gene encoding nuclear distribution protein nudE-like 1-A isoform X2, giving the protein MDANMIPKFASKDEEIDFWKALSLKYKKNYKEAQEELLEFQEGSRELETELETQLGQAEHRIRDLQADNERLQHELDSLKEKLEYQYSQSYKQISVLEDDLSQTRGIKEQLHKYVRELEQANDDLERAKRATITSLEDFEQRLNQAIERNAFLESELDEKESLLVSVQRLKDEARDLRQELAVRESRPEVTRMSAPSSPTPDNDKTDSAVQASLSLPATPLSKNLDNAFTSQTVLANSSTNAALTPSARISALNIVGDLLRKVGALESKLAACRNFAKDQAARKNYVTNVNGNLINGDISNYSLHTSYFDKATVNGLDPGAVTNITAPPRSNSPSGLVLSV; this is encoded by the exons ATGGATGCAAATATGATACCAAAATTCGCCTCCAAAGACGAGGAAATTGACTTCTGGAAGGCACTTTCGCTGAAGTACAAGAAAAA TTATAAAGAGGCACAGGAGGAATTGCTGGAGTTCCAAGAGGGGAGCAGAGAGCTGGAGACGGAGCTGGAGACACAACTGGGCCAAGCGGAGCATCGCATCAGAGACCTGCAGGCAGACAATGAGAGACTTCAGCATGAACTCGACTCGCTCaag GAGAAGCTGGAGTATCAGTATTCTCAGAGCTATAAACAGATCTCTGTACTGGAGGATGACCTCAGCCAGACTCGAGGCATCAAGGAGCAGCTGCATAAATACGTCAGAGAGCTAGAGCAGGCCAATGACGACCTGGAGAGAGCCAAGAG AGCCACGATTACATCTCTGGAAGATTTTGAGCAGAGGCTGAACCAGGCCATCGAGAGGAATGCTTTTCTGGAGAGTGAACTGGATGAGAAAGAGTCTCTCCTGGTGTCCGTGCAGAGACTAAAAGATGAAGCCAGAG ATTTGCGGCAAGAGCTTGCGGTGCGAGAGAGCCGACCGGAGGTGACAAGAATGTCGGCCCCCAGCTCTCCGACTCCAGACAATGACAAAACAGACTCAGCAGTGCAGGCCTCCCTCTCTCTGCCGGCTACACCTCTCAGCAAGAACCTGGACAATGCTTTCACCAGCCAGACAG TTCTGGCCAACAGTTCCACTAATGCAGCCCTCACTCCATCTGCTAGAATATCAGCGCTCAATATTGTTGGCGATCTACTGCGCAAAGTTGGG GCTTTAGAGTCTAAGCTCGCAGCCTGTCGAAATTTTGCCAAGGATCAGGCAGCCAGGAAGAACTATGTCACAAATGTCAACGGCAATCTGATTAACGGCGACATTTCAAATTACTCGCTACACACATCCTACTTCGATAAAGC
- the ndel1a gene encoding nuclear distribution protein nudE-like 1-A isoform X4 has translation MDANMIPKFASKDEEIDFWKALSLKYKKNYKEAQEELLEFQEGSRELETELETQLGQAEHRIRDLQADNERLQHELDSLKEKLEYQYSQSYKQISVLEDDLSQTRGIKEQLHKYVRELEQANDDLERAKRATITSLEDFEQRLNQAIERNAFLESELDEKESLLVSVQRLKDEARDLRQELAVRESRPEVTRMSAPSSPTPDNDKTDSAVQASLSLPATPLSKNLDNAFTSQTVLANSSTNAALTPSARISALNIVGDLLRKVGALESKLAACRNFAKDQAARKNYVTNVNGNLINGDISNYSLHTSYFDKARERVIFPALLLAGQ, from the exons ATGGATGCAAATATGATACCAAAATTCGCCTCCAAAGACGAGGAAATTGACTTCTGGAAGGCACTTTCGCTGAAGTACAAGAAAAA TTATAAAGAGGCACAGGAGGAATTGCTGGAGTTCCAAGAGGGGAGCAGAGAGCTGGAGACGGAGCTGGAGACACAACTGGGCCAAGCGGAGCATCGCATCAGAGACCTGCAGGCAGACAATGAGAGACTTCAGCATGAACTCGACTCGCTCaag GAGAAGCTGGAGTATCAGTATTCTCAGAGCTATAAACAGATCTCTGTACTGGAGGATGACCTCAGCCAGACTCGAGGCATCAAGGAGCAGCTGCATAAATACGTCAGAGAGCTAGAGCAGGCCAATGACGACCTGGAGAGAGCCAAGAG AGCCACGATTACATCTCTGGAAGATTTTGAGCAGAGGCTGAACCAGGCCATCGAGAGGAATGCTTTTCTGGAGAGTGAACTGGATGAGAAAGAGTCTCTCCTGGTGTCCGTGCAGAGACTAAAAGATGAAGCCAGAG ATTTGCGGCAAGAGCTTGCGGTGCGAGAGAGCCGACCGGAGGTGACAAGAATGTCGGCCCCCAGCTCTCCGACTCCAGACAATGACAAAACAGACTCAGCAGTGCAGGCCTCCCTCTCTCTGCCGGCTACACCTCTCAGCAAGAACCTGGACAATGCTTTCACCAGCCAGACAG TTCTGGCCAACAGTTCCACTAATGCAGCCCTCACTCCATCTGCTAGAATATCAGCGCTCAATATTGTTGGCGATCTACTGCGCAAAGTTGGG GCTTTAGAGTCTAAGCTCGCAGCCTGTCGAAATTTTGCCAAGGATCAGGCAGCCAGGAAGAACTATGTCACAAATGTCAACGGCAATCTGATTAACGGCGACATTTCAAATTACTCGCTACACACATCCTACTTCGATAAAGC AAGAGAGAGGGTCATTTTCCCTGCGTTGCTCTTGG
- the ndel1a gene encoding nuclear distribution protein nudE-like 1-A isoform X5: MDANMIPKFASKDEEIDFWKALSLKYKKNYKEAQEELLEFQEGSRELETELETQLGQAEHRIRDLQADNERLQHELDSLKEKLEYQYSQSYKQISVLEDDLSQTRGIKEQLHKYVRELEQANDDLERAKRATITSLEDFEQRLNQAIERNAFLESELDEKESLLVSVQRLKDEARDLRQELAVRESRPEVTRMSAPSSPTPDNDKTDSAVQASLSLPATPLSKNLDNAFTSQTVLANSSTNAALTPSARISALNIVGDLLRKVGALESKLAACRNFAKDQAARKNYVTNVNGNLINGDISNYSLHTSYFDKA, translated from the exons ATGGATGCAAATATGATACCAAAATTCGCCTCCAAAGACGAGGAAATTGACTTCTGGAAGGCACTTTCGCTGAAGTACAAGAAAAA TTATAAAGAGGCACAGGAGGAATTGCTGGAGTTCCAAGAGGGGAGCAGAGAGCTGGAGACGGAGCTGGAGACACAACTGGGCCAAGCGGAGCATCGCATCAGAGACCTGCAGGCAGACAATGAGAGACTTCAGCATGAACTCGACTCGCTCaag GAGAAGCTGGAGTATCAGTATTCTCAGAGCTATAAACAGATCTCTGTACTGGAGGATGACCTCAGCCAGACTCGAGGCATCAAGGAGCAGCTGCATAAATACGTCAGAGAGCTAGAGCAGGCCAATGACGACCTGGAGAGAGCCAAGAG AGCCACGATTACATCTCTGGAAGATTTTGAGCAGAGGCTGAACCAGGCCATCGAGAGGAATGCTTTTCTGGAGAGTGAACTGGATGAGAAAGAGTCTCTCCTGGTGTCCGTGCAGAGACTAAAAGATGAAGCCAGAG ATTTGCGGCAAGAGCTTGCGGTGCGAGAGAGCCGACCGGAGGTGACAAGAATGTCGGCCCCCAGCTCTCCGACTCCAGACAATGACAAAACAGACTCAGCAGTGCAGGCCTCCCTCTCTCTGCCGGCTACACCTCTCAGCAAGAACCTGGACAATGCTTTCACCAGCCAGACAG TTCTGGCCAACAGTTCCACTAATGCAGCCCTCACTCCATCTGCTAGAATATCAGCGCTCAATATTGTTGGCGATCTACTGCGCAAAGTTGGG GCTTTAGAGTCTAAGCTCGCAGCCTGTCGAAATTTTGCCAAGGATCAGGCAGCCAGGAAGAACTATGTCACAAATGTCAACGGCAATCTGATTAACGGCGACATTTCAAATTACTCGCTACACACATCCTACTTCGATAAAGCGTGA